From the Pangasianodon hypophthalmus isolate fPanHyp1 chromosome 18, fPanHyp1.pri, whole genome shotgun sequence genome, the window GCGCACATTATCAACAGCCAATAAGTGTGCACGTCGATGACGTAGCATCCCTCCCCTTTTacagttgcttttttttctcttcagcgTTCAGCGACCGTCGGCGCCATATTGACGATTCCAACGCTTTCTGCAAAACCCTAAAAAACAACGTATTTGCCAAAATGTTGTACTTGGAGGACTACCTCGAAAGTAAGTATATACGTGGTTTATTTTTTCGTGACTGAATGAGGGGGTTTATTTGAGTCTCCGGCTCGGGTTTTGGTGATAACGGTGCGCAGCTGTTAGCCTGCTAGGCTAGTCTgtaattttgctttttcttctctctggcAGTGATCGAGCAGCTACCCATGGATCTCCGCGACAGGTTTACGGAAATGCGAGAGATGGACCTGCAAGTGCAGAGTAAGACAGTGCAATCGGGAGGCTGTGTAACAGCCCAGTGGGCTAAAACTAAACCCTACACTCTGAGTCAGATGAATCACAGCGATGTAGAGGTTTATAATAGATAAAGTGAAGTTTTTTTCTGTAGGTTTTGTGATGAGAGCTGAACTTAAGAGCAGCGCTGAAAGTCACGTGAAGTTGGAAGGATCATTTTAAAACTAAGCATGCGCGGAAACTAATTCAATCTGAGTGTCAGACTCACTGTAGGTGCACTTTGTCCTGTGTCAAGTGCCcaagagcaaaacaaaacaaataaacaaaaaactcaGTTTAGtgactaacaacaacaacaacagctcttaatgtgttcatttatcagcATCTGAAAGGAGCATCCTGAATGCCCCAGTGGATTAAACTTCCATCACCTACAAAACAGGTGTTTTCTCCAAATTATGCAAATGCAGTGACTTGcagaagtattcacccccttgaggctttctgcattttgtagtgttacaaacTGAAATAGACTTCATTAGGATTTTTAGCCTgctaataaataagtaatgttttccctgtgtctttgcgggtttcctctgggttctctggtttccttccacctcccaaaacatgctgaTGGATGCCCTGGATGCTGAATTGGCCCCGAGTGTAAATCTGGACTGGTGGTTCGTCCTGGGTGTGTTCCCgggattggctccagatccaccgtgaccctgaccaggataaaccacttactgaagatgaatgaatggagaaTTATTATCAGTAGCTCAGCTCCCTAGTGAAATAACGGAGATGGCtcttttatttatgttaaatttcATATTCCGTTTTGGCCCCAGAGACGGCTTTATTTTAAAGCACGGAGTCTGACGTTGTTTGAGCTGGATTAGGAGCTGTATGTTTGACAACCCCTATGTAAAGTCTCTAAAGAAAGTAATTAGCAGGCACATATTGAGTATTTTCATGGCAATGATCCAAATGTGTGCAAAAATGCATCTTATTACTGTCTTACAGATCTAGTGTAATATCATGCACTCACCCCCATGAGACGAAACCCATCTCAGAGCGGAGCTATTAGCACTAATGAGTTTgggcagtagtagtagtgaaaTTATCACAGTATGAAGACttagtctaaaaatatcatggtATTAATTGGccgtttaaaaacacacaagctggtGATGAAAATTTTTATCAAGAAATCTCTGTATAAaatatcttgtgtgtgtgtgtgtgtgtatatatatatatatatatatatatatatatatatatatatatatatatatatatatatgtgtgtatatatatatatatatatatatatatatatatatatatatatatatatatgtatatatatatatatatgtgtatatatatatatatatatgtgtatatatatatatatgtgtatatatatatatatatatgtgtgtatatatatatatatatatatatatatatatatatatatatatatatatataaaaaacaaaaatcaaaaggaAACGAAGACTTTTCCACAAAATCTCTTACCCCGTCAGTATTCATCACATTGTTGTTATGAGCATGAAACAGAGAGTGGCTGTGAGGAAAGACGGCATGCtgagcaaaaattaaaaaaaaaaaaaatccacctagAGTGGCAGTGCGCAGTACTGCATAGCCAGAAATTGATCATTGTTTGGGTTTGCTATTATCAGTGATGCCACATTCTACTATGTGTTGGATAGCCGTCGTGTATGATAAAGTTAGGATGTTCGAAGTGGCAGCAGAGGTAGATTAACAGTGAAACAGTAACGACTCTAAGCCAGTAGAAAAGGCAGAGCTGACTCAGTATCGGATCAGTACGTTGGTACGGCCATGCTCATCATAACACTGCTTGTGCTTTTCAGATGCCATGGACCAGCTGGAGCAGAGAGTTAATGAGTTCTTTGCCAATGCTAAGAAGAACAAACCCGAATGGAGGGAGGAGCAGATGGAGGTTATTAAGAAGGTAGAGGACAAAAGATGCAATTTTCACCAAGCACCAATAGAACATCTGCTAGAAATAGCTCTGTAGTCCCAAAGCAGACGGCTTTATTTACTATTCTGAGGACAAATTTGTGTGCCTAgccttcattctttttttttttttttttttatattttttttttttatgttctgtttttttagttgcatttatttatttatggcaaATCCTTCTCTCTGCATGTATTTCCTCATGTAACTTCACTTTTTGGAAACTTTGCCTGATGAAAATGACTGTGGAATGACTGGAATGATTTGCTTTCTCACAGGACTATTATAAAGCGCTGGAAGATGCTGATGAAAAAGTCCAGTTAGCCAATCAAATCTATGATCTGGTGAGTGGCAAAGGTTTATAGTGCATTACACCTGATTCGCCACTAGGTGGCAGTCACTCACTGTGAATAAACTATGGCGCTTAGGAAGAAGTTGAATTTCCTATGCAACAGCTGAATTTCTTTATTCCTGAACTGAGAGACAAAACCATGAAATGCTGGTAGTTATTGAAAGTATGTTTTGAAGTTAATTAAGAGGCTTTGTTGTGGTTTGCTGTGGTTAGGTGGATCGACACTTGAGGAAGTTGGATCAAGAGCTTGCAAAGTTCAAAATGGAGCTTGAAGCGGACAACGCTGGCATTACAGAGATCCTGGAGAGACGtaagtaacagacagcagttaATTAGTCAGCATGCGTAGAACGCTTTCaaatttgcattgttttgtCAGTTTTCTTCGAACCCTGGTCCTCTTCAGTGCAGTTCTTAGGAGGCGAGGACACAGTAATCATCTGACCGAGGTTTTCATAGTACAGGACAATGCAAACCCTAGAAAGGTTCGATTGCAGTGAAAGTGACCCAACTGCAGGAAGGAACaaacattctgtgtgttttaagTTGGTTTAAGTGTAGACACAAGCAGATTTTGTATCCaggctattagttttttattcataCTTGCCTGTCAAGTAAGCTTAAAACCAGAAAATGAAATGCCTTCTTCTTATTGATTTTTGCAAATCAATAGTCCTTTCCGATTCCACCTCCTGCTACATTACACCCACATGGCTGAGGTGCAGTGTGGTAGATGGTAGAATGATTTTTACTAGGCATATTAATTAATACGCACAGATGACAGATGATCATTTCAGAACACGcagtatgtggaaacactgacgaAACCGAGCAAAAACGAtggctaaagacttacctcttcataaaatacttaaattagcactttcacaaaaacaaaacaaaaaaaaacaaacctccccaacagagttttggactgatggtattcctagtttgtgacctaccgagccaatatcagaatgtatttttgatagacttcaaagcactattgtaagtcgctctggataagggcgtctgccaaatgccataaatgtaaatgtaaatgtaaaaaaaaaaaaaaaaaagtcccaagTAAAGCAGTCATAAAACTCTCCTGCTTACTACATGCAGTCAAGCCACAGTTAAacatagagagagaaaacaaacactaaAGACACGCTCGAATAATATCTTCGATGTACATGACATGTGAGGACAGAATACCACAGCTTAgtctatattaatacactcaacATATTATGCTACATTAGCTACCGCGTTTTAGCCTAGTcaattaggtttccaggcaagcaaaacatgggactggtcAGCTCTTTATGGCTTTCATGTGCTCAGTGGGCTAGAATACTGTATGTAGTCTCACCTGAGTGGGGTTTAGTCATTTTGGAGGAAGGGGAAGGCTCATCAGTATTTACACTGCAAATGCAATTTGGCTCACAGGCAGCAAATGGCTCTACAAATTCCATTCTGCTCCTTTAAACTAAATTGGTttctgtttgaattttaaataattctttttttttttttttaatatttattttcccctTACTGCCTACTGCAGGTTCGTTGGAAATGGACAGTCCATCTCAACCTGTCAATAACCATCATGTTCACTCACATGTCACTGGAGAAAGTAAGATGCaccactgctctctctctctccaccagtCACGCTCTCATACTTTCTGCTCTactgtgtttctttctgtaatatgtgtgtgtgtgtgtgtgtgtgtgtgtgtgcatgtgcgctTATCAGAGAGGAAGTACAGCACGCCAACTCACCACACTACTGAGCATGTGCCAGAGAAGAAGTTTAAATCCGAAGCTCTGCTCTCGACACTCACATCAGACGCCTCCAAAGAGAACACGCCGGgtaaacacacgcacacgcgcacacacacacacacacaccacatcagtGCATGCCACTGAGCCCCATGTGTGTGCACAAATTGTtctctataaacatttaaaattgcCCATATTGATTGACTCCCTCAGTTGttttgcaaatgtgtgtgtgtgtgtgtgtgtgtgtgtgtgagacaggctGCAGAGTGAACAGCACGTCCTCCTCGTCCAACAGCGTGTACAATGTGAACTCCTCACAATCTCTTTCCTCCTACAACCTGAGCTCTCTGCCAATGGGGCCAGCTGCCGGTGCAGGAGCCATCAGTATGGCAGCAGCTCAGGCAGTGCAGGCCACAGCACAGGTACAACAAAACCCTACCACTCCATCACTTCTTCCTTCTTCCCcacctttccttccttcctactttccatctgtaacatctgtatCGTTTCAGTacacatataattttttttttggggggtgtGTGGTCTCGTATTGCAGATGAAGGAGGGCAGGAGGACGTCGAGTATGAAGGCTTCCTATGAGGCCATTAAGAACGATATCCTGGCTCGGGACTTTGCTTCGAGCAGAGAGTCTTCTGGCTACATGTCCTCGACTCTGGCCTCCACTCTCACACAGAACCTCACCACCAGCAACAGCTCAGACTCCCGTGCAGGACGCAAGAGCAAGTAAGAGTCTCACACACGCATAAAACATGTTCCCATTGAAGAcgtgcacgcacgcacacacacacacacacacacacacacagacacagctaACATGGTCCTTACGTAGCTGTTTCACAGGTTTATTTGTTATAGTAGTTATAGTCTAGTTACTTTTGTTAGGTTACAGGAAACagtttattttctgaaatacatttttattggaaaatgatacagcatatattctttttttaatttgtaaaactgTTTATACTGAGAAATGTTCTTGTACATGTGCTGGGTATaattccatgctatttgaaaagTTGCGAAAGAGCTGTGTGAAGTAATTATGTTTATACATATTGGATTATGATTCCTATTCCAGGAAACCGGAATAGTAGAGCTGAACCGACTATTTTAATATGACCTTTATGACAGATGGTTGAGGAAAATGCCGTTGCACTTCCTTTGGCTGTTGGCAAGACCGAGTCCTTTGTGGGTTCAGAGCATAGCTGAAAATAAAGTCTAATGAAACTTCAAACAACCAAAATTATGACAACTgtgattaattttaaaaaatcagcttGTTAATTCCAGCCTCCTCTGTTCTCACTGACCTGTTCCTGAAGagaatatataatgtaatagtgagagagagtaacAACATTACTTCGtaaatatacttttattatACTTGTTGTGTTTTCGCTGCCCTACGCAGATCTGTACAGGGTTAATTGTTTGCAGGGGTAAAAAACAAATTGACTTTTTGATTAAGAATTTGTTTGTGTGATGCGTTTGTGAATTCAGGTCCAGGATTTGGAGATTTCTCTTAGCAGGAAGCCTGATATTAGACTTACTGCCTGACACATGTACTACACATGTCCTGTAAAGCGTGTATGTTAAATATCTACATCTGTCTCGTCTctgactcgtgtgtgtgtgtgtgtgtgtgtgtgtgtgtgtgtgcagaaacaACAACAAGTCTTCCAACCACCAGTCCTCGTCATCCTCGTCCTCTTCTTCCCTGTCGTCCTGTTCCTCCTCCTCGGCTCTGGCTCACGAGCTGGCCCAGCAGACGGCAGCGCTACCAGAGAGCGACAGCAGCGGCCAAGTGGACTGGACTTACGACCCCAACGAGCCCCGCTACTGCATTTGCAACCAGGTGCACATgcatttctctttgtttttacaGGTTTTTACAGTCCAGTTCATTACAGAATTGTTCCAGCATTGCAGAAACTGTGTTAAGTACTGTGTATTGCTTTCatcataaaatttcattttgaaaggGGAGGTCAGTCGCAACactttttttataataatggtGGAATTTCGGCAATCAGGCACATGTCAATAAAATTAGTTCAGGCTCTGAAAACGAAGACCATTATCAATCCACCACTCAGGACGCATCATTACCTGCCTGTAAATCAGAAAACCTGTTCTTGCACTAGCGTTCATGCTTTCTAGTTTAGATAGTGTTTAGTCTAGTGTTCGAATCATGgatttaaatttgcatttaaaaatagctagctagagCAAGCTTGCACCAAACGAATGTAGTGAAGAAGGCTCTAGATATTTTGCGTTGGTTAGGTATATATGTACGCTgtcagtcaaaagtttttgaataCCATATATTTTCGCAAATACTCAAAAATTTGAATGTCTAACCAAGGAATAAGTGGattgttatttaatgtttagtAAATTAAATGACCTTAGAAATTACTTTATAGCCAAGATACTTTGGACATTCCACATTGATGATTATACTTAATACAAGTACTGAGTCTTTTAGCTAAACAGATTTAGTTTCTAAATGAGCctgtctttaataaagcactcgcTTAGAGTCTCATTAGGATATGAGAGTGAGCAGTTAATAAGTTCCATAAAGATTTAGCTTTCCTTATCTATTTGCTATTCGGAATCATTTTGTTCAGTCTGTAGAAATAATTGTCATTAAGTAAGAAATTATAAACAATGGGTCGTGCTGTTATGTTTGTGATACCACCTGACACAAAGTGTCTGTTACCTGTTAACCAGAAGTTGATTAGTTTTTAATACCAGCatgtgctgaagtgttttattcctcttataccacattgGTTTtccaactattattattattattattattattattattattattttaatctttcaaACCATTTATTAAtagctttagattatgtggagtgaattgttactataggaaGATAACGATAGAATTAGCACACTATtcccagagctgctgttatagaaaattaatcaacaccacctGAACAAcgagattcgagaattcagcacaATGAGAGAAACTAGTCCAGGTGTCTAGAAATTTCTGACTGGCTGTGTAGGTTTTGCAGTGCTTTAATCTGGCTGATTCACTGTAGTCTAAACCTACATTTAACAGTTTTGTGGTAGGGATGGCAAAACATTGACTGTCCTGCTGTAACGTGTATTTAACCCAGTGTAGCTCTCCAACAAAACCTAACGTGGCAATCAGCAGACACAGTGGAGTTAGCATTAGAGATTCACACTAGGAAACCTAAAGCATCTCGTCTGCACTCTGACtatttaaagagaaaaatatcaattttatttatatatcttatTAGGAAGGTTTTCTTGGTCATGGGAATTCATTTTATAGGTATTACTGTATCTCAGTCATTTTCAGAACTTTATTACAGTCTACTGGAGCAAATATAAGTttttagtaattagtaataattTCATATTAACATTTGAAAGtacataatattttcattaatgagtttcatatttttaatgccAAAACATAACACAATTTATTTCACTTGTTGTTTTAGGTTAGTGGAAATTCCAATATCGCTGTCTGGCTTTTTTCCAAAATTCCAGCCTACACCCACTTGCAGTGTCATTTCTTAGTTGCTTGTTTCAGTGAATATTCTCACGAAGTATATGAGATGTCTAAAATGAGCCCTAACCACAAAGCCTTGAGTGCTACTGTACACCATTTGGTAAATTATTTAGTCTGACAGATTTCTTTTTCCAGGGACtttttatgtgtgtgcgtgtgtgtgtgcgcgcaaaTGCATTGGCTCTCACAGTGTCTTTGTATTAGGATGGGCCACAAAACAATATTTCTCTtgttaaatgtactgtatgtacacaaatgtattgtatgtctctctctctctctctcttcaagtgcATATGTGTCTTTCATCTTTGCCTCTGCACAAATGCATAATAAGCCTTTCTACATTTGCAGGTGTCTTATGGTGAGATGGTTGGCTGTGATAACCAGGATGTAAGTACACTTCCTTCAGTCACATATCCTCAGTAAACACAGTCTGGTCACTGGCTTCTTTATATAAGACCTTTTACACACAGTGCTTTATTCATAGTTGACTAAAGCCATGAGTGTCATGTGGTGTGTTCATGTGGaatctgtgtgtttatgctttCAGTATGGGAAAGTGAATAAACACTGTTCAAGTCATAACACTTGCTAGAAACATGGACCAGTCGTGGCAGCTTGCTAATGATTGAGGCTGACTATTTATCTAGATTACTAGCACATAGCTGTTAAGTCATTTATTCAGATGTAAAGGCATAATGACTGGAAACCAGACAAACTTGTCAGGAATACCAGCTTTCCTCCTaaatgtgttggtaaattaagAATAACTATACTTGATATTGAACTTCTGTGTATTACGCCGTATTGAGGAATGTCAGCATTGTGTCATAACTCATGAGCCGTTAGGGAAAATGTAGCTTTCACATTAGCCATAAACATGGTGAACACATGGCTCTGTTTGAGCCTAGCAATAGTTAGCACTAAGAGCACTTAGATATGCACATTCTCATAAGCACAACTTTACTGATGTCTGTAACAGTTAATTTTTCTTCCTGATCAGTCAGCCCAAAGTAAGCCGCTTACTTCAGATGTTGTGTAGAAAGCTAGAATTGGCAAAGTGTGTTAATCTGAACGATTTCCTGTTTCTGCAGTGTCCTATTGAGTGGTTCCACTACGGCTGCGTGGGCTTGACCGAGGCACCCAAAGGAAAGTGGTATTGCCCACAGTGTACAGCAGCCATGAAGAGGAGAGGAAGCAGGCATAAATAGACATTCATCATCCCAGAGCTGACCCCAAAAACCCTACCCCAAATTCCCAATCTCACTGCCTGATTCTAACCCCCGTTTCCCTCGTAAAAACTGTGCGAGAGAAGTTTTCAATGTGATCTCCGgtttgtgaaatgtgaaaatgagcttttgaggaaagtgtgtgtgtaaatgtaagaTGAGACACGACCTTTAGTTATTTTTATCTTCGATTAAAGTCTTGATTGGTAGGGGAGGGTTGTTAATATGCACCCGACCCTGAGACATTCCTCAGCCTGCCATGCGTGATGGTAGGGGTCATGACCTCCAGCACAAATTAGTGCATCTCACTCCTATTAATTCATATTCGCAGAGACAAGATGAACTCAGAAATGTAGTCCGGAAATGTGTTCATAAACTATGGACCCTGAAAATTCACATGAAACCTCCAATGCCTCTGAATGAGAAGACCCTGATGATACTGGTGTTCTCCGGAAGTATTTGTGTATTCAGTACACCAGGAGTTTTGAATCCAGGTCCTGGGGTTCCCCCTGCACTGCTgatttagtgttttccctgctctaaaatgcacattttaaacTCATGCAGGGTTCAGTAATGAGCTGGTGAGTGGATTCAGGTCTGTtgggagcaggaaaaacactaacTGCCCTGTACTGCAGCACTTCATGACCAGAAATATGGGACACGCTGCAGTAGGTATATTGAATTGTGCTACACTTGGGGATGAAACCTCATATCACCTGACATCACACGTTTCAAGGAATTTGTGCTTATCTGtaaaagtgcatttatttacatactAGTCAGGAGTTCATTCAGCTGAGTGATTGagtgcacaaataaaaaaaaataaaaaataaaaaaacaggaaaatttGCACACTTGCAGATaagcataaaaatattttttttggctAGGCCTTTAAAGCCAGGTGCTGCCAGGTGTACTATAGAAAGAAcacagtgattgtgtgtgtgtgtgtgtgtgtgtgtgtgtgtgtttgatatgaTGTGTATAGaacgtgtgtgaatgtgtagtcTGGCCTGCACTGAACTGGTGATTCAGAGTTTCCTGAtgggggacaaaaaaaaataaaacgatCAATAATTTTGCTATTTCATGTGTTA encodes:
- the ing3 gene encoding inhibitor of growth protein 3, which translates into the protein MLYLEDYLEMIEQLPMDLRDRFTEMREMDLQVQNAMDQLEQRVNEFFANAKKNKPEWREEQMEVIKKDYYKALEDADEKVQLANQIYDLVDRHLRKLDQELAKFKMELEADNAGITEILERRSLEMDSPSQPVNNHHVHSHVTGEKRKYSTPTHHTTEHVPEKKFKSEALLSTLTSDASKENTPGCRVNSTSSSSNSVYNVNSSQSLSSYNLSSLPMGPAAGAGAISMAAAQAVQATAQMKEGRRTSSMKASYEAIKNDILARDFASSRESSGYMSSTLASTLTQNLTTSNSSDSRAGRKSKNNNKSSNHQSSSSSSSSSLSSCSSSSALAHELAQQTAALPESDSSGQVDWTYDPNEPRYCICNQVSYGEMVGCDNQDCPIEWFHYGCVGLTEAPKGKWYCPQCTAAMKRRGSRHK